AGGCCTTTGAACCGGTATTAGTAGAAGGAAAGGCAATAAAAATTCACCCTCTAGTCTGTCCAGCTTATAATGCTGACTTTGATGGTGATCAAATGGCAGTACACGTACCTCTATCAGCAGAAGCTCAAGCAGAATCCAGACTATTAATGTTATCTACTTATAATTTATTATCGCCAGCTGACGGAGAAGCAATTGCAGTACCATCCCAGGATATGGTCTTAGGTGCTTATTATATGACTATAAAAGAAGAAGGCGTAAAGGGTGAAGGTAAATTCTTTGGTAGTTCTGATGAAGTGTTGATGGCCTATGAGAATGATGTTGTTGATATTCATGCTGAAATTAAATATAAGTTAGAAGATGAGTGGATCAATACAACAGTAGGAAGAGTTTTATTTAATGATATTTTGCCTGAAGAGTTAGGGTTTAAAGATGAAATATTTGATAAAGGACGTTTAGCTGATTTAGTAGGTAATTGTCATGACAAATTTGGTCCTAATAAAACCGCTGATATTCTGGATGACTTAGAAGAAATAACATTTGAGTATTCTACTAAATCTGGAATTACTATAGGAGTTACAGATGTACGAGTTCCAGAAAAGAAAACAGAGATTTTACAGACATCTGAAGATAAAGTTCATCAAATTGAAGAACAGTATAGGCATGGTTTGATTACTGAGAATGAGAGATATCAGCGAGTAATTGATATTTGGGGTAAAGCTAAGGATGAAATAACAGAAGAGATGATAGATGGTCTACCAGAGACTAATTCTATCTATATGATGGCTACTTCTGGTGCTCGAGGTAATACTTCTCAAATTACTCAGTTAGGTGGAATGCGTGGTTTAATGGCTGATCCTTCTGGCCAAATTATTGATCTGCCAATTAAAGCTAACTTCCGAGAGGGCTTGACGGTATTAGAATATTTCATTTCTACACATGGTGCTCGAAAAGGTTTAGCTGATACAGCTTTAAGAACGGCTGATTCTGGTTATTTAACTAGAAGATTGGTGGATGTTTCTCAAGATGTTATAGTTAGAGAGAAAGATTGTGGAACTGAAAATAGTATTTTAATTGAATCTATTAAAGAAGAGGGAGAAGTAATTGAACCATTAGAAGAGAGAATAGTTGGCAGATTAGCTAGTGATGATGTTGAACATCCTGATACTGGAGAGATTATTGTTAATAAGGATGAAATGATTACTGGAGAAGATGCCGCTAAGATTGCAGCATCAGGATTGAAGGAATTAGAAATTAGATCTGTCTTAACTTGTAGAACCCAAAAAGGTGTTTGTACTAAATGTTATGGACAGAATCTAGCTACTGGAAGATTAGTGGATGTTGGCGAGTCTGTAGGAATTATAGCTGCTCAATCTATTGGTGAACCAGGAACTCAGTTAACAATGCGTACTTTCCATACTGGGGGTGTTGCTGGTGGCGGTGATATTACTCAGGGTCTACCGCGTGTTGAAGAGTTGTTTGAAGCTAGAACACCAAAAGGACAGGCGATTGTAACTGAATTGAGTGGTAAAATGAAATTGGTAGAAACAGCTAATTCTTACAAAGCTGTAATTAAGACAGATGACGGTAAACAGAAGACTTATAAATTGCCTTATGGTTCAGAAATGAAGGTTGAAGATGGAGAATATGTAGAAACTGGACAGAGATTAACTAAAGGGCCACTTGACCCAGAGGACATTTTGAATATTCGCGGAGTAAGAGCTGTACAAAAATATTTATTGCGTGAAGTTCAAGATGTATATAGATCTCAAGGTGTAGAGATTGATGATAAACATGTAGAAGTTGTTCTTAGACAGATGTTAGATAAAGTAAAAATTAAAGAAGCTGGAGATACTAATCTACTGCCAGGTAAATTAGTTAGTATTTTTGAATTTGAAGAGGCTAATGAGGAAGCTATTGCTGAGGGTAAGGAACCGGCAACGGCTGAACCTGAGTTATTAGGAATTACAAAAGCATCTTTAGCTACAGATAGTTTCTTATCTGCTGCTTCTTTCCAGGAAACTACTCGTGTTTTAACTGAGTCTTCGCTGGAAGGTAAGAATGATCCTTTAGTTGGATTGAAAGAGAACGTAATTATTGGACAATTAATTCCAGCTGGTACAGGAATGAATCGATATAAAGATGTTGATATTGAGATTACTGAAGAAGAGAATCAGGAAGTTGAAGCAGCTGAGGTATAAAGAGATTAATTAATAAAAAATCGATATATTCCTTGACAGTTAAGGATTAAAGTGTTAAAATACGTAAGTGTGTTGTGGAACTGAGTTGATTTTATTATTTATGACTATAGATTCTGTTTATTGTTTAAGGTATTTGCTTGCTAGGTATTGAGAAGAGGTGGGGAGAATTCCCACCTCTTCTTTAAGGAATTATACTTGTTTAAATCTGTGGAAGGGGGTGTAGTAATGCCTACTATTAATCAGTTGGTTCGTAAAGGAAGAAAGAAGGTAAAGAAGAAAGAGACCGCTCCGGCTTTGGGAGGAGCACCACAGAAAAGAGGTGTTTGTACTCGTGTTTATACTGCAACACCTAAAAAGCCGAATTCTGCTTTAAGAAAGGTAGCTCGTGTTCGATTAACTAATGGAAAAGAAGTTACTGCTTATATTCCTGGCGAAGGACATAATTTACAGGAACACTCTGTAGTTTTAGTTAGAGGTGGAAGAGTTAAAGACTTGCCGGGAGTTAGATATACAATTGTTCGTGGTGCTTTAGATACTGCAGGTGTTGAAGATAGAAAACAGGCTCGTTCTAAATATGGAGTTAAAAAGCCATAAATTTAAATAAATTATATTTTACGAAGGGAGGAGAATCGATGTCACCTAAGAATATGGTCAGCACAAAAAATGTTACACCTGATCCAGTTTTTAACAGCCATTTAGTTACTAAGGCTATTAATAAAGTTATGTATGATGGTAAAAAAAGTTTAGCTGAAAAAATATTTTATAAGTCTATGGCTGTAATTGAAAAAAATACTGGAGAAAATGCTTTGGAAGTGTTTAAGGAAGCTTTGAATAATGTTATGCCTATATTAGAAATCAAATCTCGCCGAGTTGGTGGTGCTAATTACCAAGTTCCGGTTGAGGTAGATGATGACCGTCGTTTAACGTTAGGACTGCGCTGGCTTATTAATGCAGCTCGTAGTCGTGGTGAAAGACGAATGGTGTCTAGACTTGCTAATGAAATTATTGATGCTTATAATGAAGAGGGTGGAGCTGTTCGTAAAAAAGAAGAAATTCATCAAATGGCAGAAGCTAATAAAGCATTTGCTCATTATAGATGGTAAAACTAGTTAAGATTAGTGTACTATTAAGGAGGGTGAAATAGTGGCTAGACAATTCCCACTGAAGAAAACAAGAAATATTGGTATTATGGCACATATTGATGCTGGAAAAACTACTGCTACTGAGCGTATCTTGTTTTATACTGGTCGAGTTCACAAAATGGGAGAAACACATGATGGTGCTTCCCAGATGGACTGGATGGATCAGGAACAGGAGCGTGGAATTACAATTACTTCTGCGGCTACTACTTGTCAATGGCGAGATCATAGGATTAACATCATAGACACGCCAGGGCACGTGGACTTTACTGTAGAAGTGGAAAGATCTTTAAGAGTGTTAGATGGAGCTATTGGAGTTTTCTGTTCAGTTGGCGGTGTTGAGCCTCAGTCTGAAACAGTTTGGAGGCAGGCAGATAGATATAATGTACCGCGAGTTGCTTTTGTTAATAAAATGGATAGAACAGGAGCTGACTTTTTTAATGTAGTAGATATGATGGATGACCGAATAGATGCTAATCCTGTTCCAATTCAATTGCCTATTGGCAAAGAAGATGACTTCATTGGTGTTGTTGATTTAGTGAAGATGAAGGCTATCGTTTATAGAGATGAATTAGGAATTGAATACGAAGAAGAAGAGATTCCTGAAGATATGCAGGAGCAGGCTCAATTATATAGAGAAGAATTATTAGAAGCCGTTGCAGATGTTGATGAAGAATTAATGCTTAAGTATTTAGAGGATGAAGAAATTACTGCAGATGAGATTAGAGATGGTATTAGAAAAGGAGTTATCGATAATGAATTTACTCCTGTAATGTGTGGAACTGCACTTAAAAACAAAGGGATTCAGCCAATGTTAGATGCGGTTGTGGATTATTTACCATCTCCTGTTGATATTCCACCTATCGAAGGTGAAATTCCAGGAACAGAAGAAACTGATACTCGTCCGGCAGATGATGAAGAACCATTCTCTGCTTTAGCATTTAAGATTATGACTGATCCTTATGTAGGTAAATTAGCTTTCTTTAGAGCTTATTCTGGAATTTTAGAATCTGGATCTTATATTTATAACTCTACTAAGGAAGAGAAAGAACGAGTTAGCCGTATCTTACAGATGCATGCTAATCACCGAGAAGAAAGAGACCAAGTTTATGCTGGTGATTTAGCAGCAGCAGTTGGACTTAAGAATACATCAACTGGAGATACACTTTGTGATGAAGATAATCCTATTATTCTTGAGTCTATGGAATTTCCTGATACTGTAATTGATGTTGCAATTGAACCTAAGACTCAGGCCGACCAAGATAAGTTAGGTCAGGCGCTACAGGACTTAGCTGAAGAGGATCCTACATTCCAGGTTAAAACTGATGAAGAAACAGGTCAGACAATTATTTCTGGAATGGGAGAATTGCACTTAGAAGTAATTGTTGATAGATTAACAAGAGAATTTAATGTAGAAGCTAATATAGGAGAACCACAAGTTGCTTATCGTGAAACTATTAAAGAGAAAGTAGAAGCTGAAGGTAAGTTTATTCGCCAGTCCGGTGGTCGTGGACAGTATGGTCATGCTATTATTGAGATTGAACCACTAGAAGCTGGGGAAGGATTTGAATTTGAAGATAATATCGTTGGGGGAGTCATTCCTAAAGATTATATTCCAGCTGTTGAAGATGGAGTCAAAGAAACCATGGAGGATGGTATTTTAGCTGGACATCCAATGGTTGATGTTAAAGTAAGCCTAAATGATGGTTCTCATCACGAAGTTGATTCTTCTGAGATGGCTTATAAAGTTGCTGGTTCTAAAGCTTTTAGGCAGGGAGTTAGAAGAGCTAATCCTGTTTTATTGGAACCTATCATGGAGGTTGAAGTTACTACTCCTGAAGAGTATATGGGAGATGTAATTGGTGACTTGAATGGACGTCGAGCTCGAGTAGAAGGAATGGAACAGCGAGGTAATGCTAAGATTATTAAAGCTTATGTACCTTTAGCTGAGATGTTCGGTTATGCTACTGACCTTCGTTCAAAGACTCAGGGACGAGCAAATTATGTAATGCAGTTTGATCACTATGGTGAAGTTCCTGATAGTATTGCTAAAGAACTAATTGATGAAGAGTAATTTTTAGCGTAAAATTTAGGTGAAAGCATTATGAATTAGATTAGGGAGGATGAGAAAGATGGCAAAAGAAAAGTTTGAACGAGATAAGCCGCATATGAATATTGGAACTATTGGACATGTTGACCATGGAAAGACAACAACAACTGCTGCAATTACTAAGGTGTTAGCTAAAGGAGAAGAAGGTTCTGCAAATTTTGAGGATATTGACAATGCACCAGAAGAGAAGGAACGCGGAATCACAATTGCAACTTCTCATGTAGAGTATGAAACAGAGAATCGTCATTATGCTCACGTAGACTGTCCTGGGCACGCTGACTATGTTAAGAATATGATTACTGGTGCAGCACAGATGGATGGGGCATTAATGGTAGTGTCTGCTGCCGATGGACCTATGCCGCAGACAAGAGAGCATTTACTATTAGCTCGTCAGGTAGATGTACCGAATATTGTAGTATTCTTAAATAAGGCAGACATGGTTGAAGACGAAGAATTGATCGAATTAGTAGAAATGGAAGTAAGAGAGCTGTTAAATGAATATGACTTTAACGGAGATGAAGCACCAATTATTGTTGGATCTGCTCTTAAAGCATTAGAATGTGCTTGTGGAGATAGAGATTGTGAATGGTGTGGACAGATTTTAGAATTAATGGATGCTGTTGATGAGTATTTACCATCACCAGAACGTGATACAGACAAGCCGTTCTTATTACCTGTAGAAGACGTCTTTACAATCAAAGGACGTGGAACAGTTGCTACAGGAAGATTAGAGCGAGGAAAATTACATCCTGGAGACGAAGCAGAATTAGTAGGAGTTAAGGATACTCAAGATACAGTAGTAACAGGTGTAGAGATGTTCCGTAAGATGTTAGATGAAGCAGTAGCAGGAGATAATATAGGAGCATTACTTAGAGGAATAGATAGAGAAGAAATAGAAAGAGGCCAAGTTTTAGCAGAGCCAGGAACAATCACACCACATACACAGTTTAAAGCAGAAGTTTATGTATTAGGGAAAGATGAAGGCGGAAGACATACGCCATTCTTTGATGGATATAGACCACAATTTTACTTCAGAACTACAGATGTAACAGGAGATATTAATTTACCAGAGGATGTAGAGATGGTAATGCCTGGAGATAATGTAGAGATGGAAGTAAAATTAATTACACCAATAGCTATGGAAGAAGGATTGCGTTTTGCGATTCGTGAAGGTGGTAAGACTGTAGGAGCCGGTGTAATTACAGAAATTATTGAATAGATTAAGCAGCGAAAAGAGAATGAGGAGATATAATTTCTCTCCTCATCTTTTTTCTGTGTAATATTTCTCCAATGGAGGTGTAAGTATGGCAAACCAAGCTCAAGAAAAGATTAGAATCCGATTAAAAGCATATGAACATCAGGTTTTAGATAAATCGGCTACTAAGATCGTAGAAACTGCTAAACGAACCGGTGCTGAGGTTTCAGGCCCTGTACCATTACCGACTAAAAAAGAAGTATTTACTGTTTTACGTTCACCTCATGTTCATAAAAAAGCTCGGGAACAGTTTGAGATGAGGACACATAAGAGATTGATTGATATTTTGGAACCAACTTCAAAAACAGTTGATTCTCTTATGCGATTAGACCTGCCAGCAGGTGTTGATATCGAGATTAAATTATAATTTCTAACATTTATAATAAAGTAGAAACTGTTGGATTTATGAGGAGGTGCAGAAAAGATGACAAGAGAAATTTTAGGAAAAAAAGTAGGTATGACACAGATCTTTGATGATGAAGGAGAGGTTATCCCAGTTACTGTAATTGAAGCGGGACCTTGTTCTATAATTCAAAAGAAGACTGAACAAAGAGATGGATATAGTGCTATCCAATTAGGTTTTGGTGAAGCTAAGAAAAGTAAGATGAATAAGCCATTAAAAGGGCATTTTGATAAATATGATGTTGAACCTAAGGAATATATTAGAGAAGTTAAAGTTAATGAAGAGGATGAATATGAAGTAGGCGATGAAATTAAAGCTGATATCTTTGAAGTAGGAGAAAGAGTTGATGTAACAGGAACTTCTAAAGGAAAAGGATTTTCAGGAACAGTTAAGCGTTGGAATTTCAACTTAGGGCCTAAGACACACGGTTCTAGGAATTATAGATTACCAGGATCTATTGGTGCATCTGCTGATCCGGCTCGAGTCTTCAAAGGCAAAAAGATGCCAGGAAGAATGGGGCGTGAAAAGGTTACTATTCAAAACTTGGAAGTAGCTAAAGTAGATTCCGAAAAAAATATTATTGCTGTTAGAGGAGCAATACCAGGGCCTAAGAAAGGTTTAGTTCGAATAAAAGAATCTGTTAAAGGATAAGTTGGTTAGAAAGGAGGAAAAAGAATGCCTGAATTAACATTATTTGATACAGAAGGTAATCAGGTAGGCGAAGTTGGACTTAATCAAGATATATTTGATATTGAGATTAATGAACATGTTGTCCATGAGGCAGTAACAGCCCAGTTAGCTGCTAAACGAGCAGGAACTGCTTCTACTAAGACTAGAGGAGAAGTAAGAGGCGGTGGACGAAAGCCTTGGCGACAGAAAGGTACTGGTCGAGCTCGTCATGGTAGTATTCGATCTCCAATCTGGGTTGGTGGAGGAACAACTTTTGGTCCTCAGCCAAGAGATTATTCTAAGGATATTCCTAAAAAAGTTAAAAAGTTAGCTGTAAAGTCAGCGTTAACTGCTAAAGTTCGCGATGGAGAGCTAACAGTTGTTGATGGATTTGATTTTGATAAGCCTAAGACTAAGCAGATGGTTAAAGTTCTAGAAGTTTTAGATGCCAAAGATAAGAAAGTTTTGGTTATTACTGATGAAAAGGACGATGATTTATATAAATCTGCTCGGAATATTCCAGATGTTAAAGTTCTATTAGGATCTGC
The genomic region above belongs to Sporohalobacter salinus and contains:
- the rpsG gene encoding 30S ribosomal protein S7, whose product is MSPKNMVSTKNVTPDPVFNSHLVTKAINKVMYDGKKSLAEKIFYKSMAVIEKNTGENALEVFKEALNNVMPILEIKSRRVGGANYQVPVEVDDDRRLTLGLRWLINAARSRGERRMVSRLANEIIDAYNEEGGAVRKKEEIHQMAEANKAFAHYRW
- the rpsL gene encoding 30S ribosomal protein S12 is translated as MPTINQLVRKGRKKVKKKETAPALGGAPQKRGVCTRVYTATPKKPNSALRKVARVRLTNGKEVTAYIPGEGHNLQEHSVVLVRGGRVKDLPGVRYTIVRGALDTAGVEDRKQARSKYGVKKP
- the rplD gene encoding 50S ribosomal protein L4 — its product is MPELTLFDTEGNQVGEVGLNQDIFDIEINEHVVHEAVTAQLAAKRAGTASTKTRGEVRGGGRKPWRQKGTGRARHGSIRSPIWVGGGTTFGPQPRDYSKDIPKKVKKLAVKSALTAKVRDGELTVVDGFDFDKPKTKQMVKVLEVLDAKDKKVLVITDEKDDDLYKSARNIPDVKVLLGSAVNVYDVLDNEQIIITEEAIKKVEEVLDK
- the fusA gene encoding elongation factor G; this encodes MARQFPLKKTRNIGIMAHIDAGKTTATERILFYTGRVHKMGETHDGASQMDWMDQEQERGITITSAATTCQWRDHRINIIDTPGHVDFTVEVERSLRVLDGAIGVFCSVGGVEPQSETVWRQADRYNVPRVAFVNKMDRTGADFFNVVDMMDDRIDANPVPIQLPIGKEDDFIGVVDLVKMKAIVYRDELGIEYEEEEIPEDMQEQAQLYREELLEAVADVDEELMLKYLEDEEITADEIRDGIRKGVIDNEFTPVMCGTALKNKGIQPMLDAVVDYLPSPVDIPPIEGEIPGTEETDTRPADDEEPFSALAFKIMTDPYVGKLAFFRAYSGILESGSYIYNSTKEEKERVSRILQMHANHREERDQVYAGDLAAAVGLKNTSTGDTLCDEDNPIILESMEFPDTVIDVAIEPKTQADQDKLGQALQDLAEEDPTFQVKTDEETGQTIISGMGELHLEVIVDRLTREFNVEANIGEPQVAYRETIKEKVEAEGKFIRQSGGRGQYGHAIIEIEPLEAGEGFEFEDNIVGGVIPKDYIPAVEDGVKETMEDGILAGHPMVDVKVSLNDGSHHEVDSSEMAYKVAGSKAFRQGVRRANPVLLEPIMEVEVTTPEEYMGDVIGDLNGRRARVEGMEQRGNAKIIKAYVPLAEMFGYATDLRSKTQGRANYVMQFDHYGEVPDSIAKELIDEE
- the tuf gene encoding elongation factor Tu, translating into MAKEKFERDKPHMNIGTIGHVDHGKTTTTAAITKVLAKGEEGSANFEDIDNAPEEKERGITIATSHVEYETENRHYAHVDCPGHADYVKNMITGAAQMDGALMVVSAADGPMPQTREHLLLARQVDVPNIVVFLNKADMVEDEELIELVEMEVRELLNEYDFNGDEAPIIVGSALKALECACGDRDCEWCGQILELMDAVDEYLPSPERDTDKPFLLPVEDVFTIKGRGTVATGRLERGKLHPGDEAELVGVKDTQDTVVTGVEMFRKMLDEAVAGDNIGALLRGIDREEIERGQVLAEPGTITPHTQFKAEVYVLGKDEGGRHTPFFDGYRPQFYFRTTDVTGDINLPEDVEMVMPGDNVEMEVKLITPIAMEEGLRFAIREGGKTVGAGVITEIIE
- the rpsJ gene encoding 30S ribosomal protein S10 codes for the protein MANQAQEKIRIRLKAYEHQVLDKSATKIVETAKRTGAEVSGPVPLPTKKEVFTVLRSPHVHKKAREQFEMRTHKRLIDILEPTSKTVDSLMRLDLPAGVDIEIKL
- the rpoC gene encoding DNA-directed RNA polymerase subunit beta': MFNSNNFDSMKIGLASPEQIRNWSSGEVKKPETINYRTLKPEKEGLFCEKIFGPTKDWECHCGKYKRVRYKGVVCDRCGVEVTRSKVRRERMGHIELAAPVSHIWYFKGIPSRLGLIMDMSPRSLEKVLYFVSYIVIEPGDTPLSAKQLLSEEEYREAKIKYGDSFKAGMGAEAVKEILRNMDLDKEVEELRAEIKDISGQRRKRAVRRLKVVDGLRNSDNRPEWMVLEVIPVIPPELRPMVQLDGGRFATSDLNDLYRRVINRNNRLKRLLDLGAPDIIIRNEKRMLQEAVDALIDNGRRGRAVTGAGNRPLKSLSDMLKGKQGRFRQNLLGKRVDYSGRSVIVVGPNLKMHQCGLPKKMALELFKPFVMKKLVEEDLAHNIKSAKGKVEKLDGEVWDILEEVIEEHPVLLNRAPTLHRLGIQAFEPVLVEGKAIKIHPLVCPAYNADFDGDQMAVHVPLSAEAQAESRLLMLSTYNLLSPADGEAIAVPSQDMVLGAYYMTIKEEGVKGEGKFFGSSDEVLMAYENDVVDIHAEIKYKLEDEWINTTVGRVLFNDILPEELGFKDEIFDKGRLADLVGNCHDKFGPNKTADILDDLEEITFEYSTKSGITIGVTDVRVPEKKTEILQTSEDKVHQIEEQYRHGLITENERYQRVIDIWGKAKDEITEEMIDGLPETNSIYMMATSGARGNTSQITQLGGMRGLMADPSGQIIDLPIKANFREGLTVLEYFISTHGARKGLADTALRTADSGYLTRRLVDVSQDVIVREKDCGTENSILIESIKEEGEVIEPLEERIVGRLASDDVEHPDTGEIIVNKDEMITGEDAAKIAASGLKELEIRSVLTCRTQKGVCTKCYGQNLATGRLVDVGESVGIIAAQSIGEPGTQLTMRTFHTGGVAGGGDITQGLPRVEELFEARTPKGQAIVTELSGKMKLVETANSYKAVIKTDDGKQKTYKLPYGSEMKVEDGEYVETGQRLTKGPLDPEDILNIRGVRAVQKYLLREVQDVYRSQGVEIDDKHVEVVLRQMLDKVKIKEAGDTNLLPGKLVSIFEFEEANEEAIAEGKEPATAEPELLGITKASLATDSFLSAASFQETTRVLTESSLEGKNDPLVGLKENVIIGQLIPAGTGMNRYKDVDIEITEEENQEVEAAEV
- the rplC gene encoding 50S ribosomal protein L3, giving the protein MTREILGKKVGMTQIFDDEGEVIPVTVIEAGPCSIIQKKTEQRDGYSAIQLGFGEAKKSKMNKPLKGHFDKYDVEPKEYIREVKVNEEDEYEVGDEIKADIFEVGERVDVTGTSKGKGFSGTVKRWNFNLGPKTHGSRNYRLPGSIGASADPARVFKGKKMPGRMGREKVTIQNLEVAKVDSEKNIIAVRGAIPGPKKGLVRIKESVKG